Proteins encoded together in one Deinococcus aquaticus window:
- a CDS encoding heavy metal translocating P-type ATPase — protein sequence MSKTMELGVQGMTCASCVGRVERGLTKVEGVEQATVNLATERATVQYDPEQTSPAALIEKVKAIGYEPVTGTLDLGIQGMTCANCVGRVERALKKVDGVLDATVNLATERASIRYLPASVSPGQLKAAVVSAGYGVLEAEAGQDRTDQEREAREREVQALRRAVTFSAIFAVPLLILAMVPMLYMPFHMWLTSYIDMKTLNWIMLALAAPVQFGPGLRFYRLGWKSLVHRSPDMNSLVMIGTSAAFLYSLVATMAPQLFPEGTAHVYYEASAVVITLILLGKYFEAIAKGRSSEAMKKLLGLQAKVARVVRNGEELEVPTDEVLIGDLISVRPGEKIPVDGQVVSGNSFVDESMITGEPVPVSKQAGAGVVGGTINQNGAFAFQATKVGADTALAQIIKLVETAQGSKPPIQGLADKVVSVFVPVVLGIAALTFVLWLLFGGQTALSFALVNMVAVLIIACPCAMGLATPTSIMVGTGKAAELGVLFRNGAALEGLQGVKVVAVDKTGTLTKGKPELTDLVTTAGMDRQTVLRLVAAAEGQSEHPIAQAIVDATRREGMTLPTPDHFEAVPGFGLEARVDGHLVQVGADRYMTRLNLDTSAFTAQAHQLGDEGKSPLYAAIDGQLAAIIAVADPIKEGSLEAVQALHAQGLRVAMITGDNARTAQAIARQLGIDEVLAEVLPSGKSDAVKELQAKGQSVAFVGDGINDAPALAQADVGLAIGTGTDVAVETADVILMSGDLRGVPNAYALSRATLRNIRLNLFWAFAYNIILIPVAAGALYPAFGWLLSPVLAAAAMGFSSVFVLTNALRLRGFRPPVRPGPITVVPPVSQPARA from the coding sequence ATGAGCAAAACAATGGAGCTTGGGGTTCAGGGCATGACCTGCGCGAGCTGCGTGGGGCGGGTGGAGCGTGGCCTGACCAAGGTGGAAGGGGTTGAGCAGGCCACCGTGAATCTCGCCACCGAACGTGCGACTGTTCAATACGACCCGGAGCAGACCAGTCCAGCTGCCCTCATCGAGAAGGTCAAAGCCATTGGGTATGAGCCGGTCACCGGCACACTGGACCTCGGCATTCAAGGCATGACCTGTGCGAACTGCGTAGGTCGCGTTGAGCGGGCTTTGAAGAAGGTGGACGGTGTACTGGACGCAACGGTGAACCTCGCGACCGAACGGGCGAGCATTCGGTATCTGCCCGCCAGTGTCAGTCCCGGACAGCTGAAAGCCGCCGTCGTGTCTGCTGGCTATGGGGTGCTGGAAGCGGAAGCTGGCCAGGACCGGACCGACCAGGAACGCGAAGCCCGGGAACGTGAGGTGCAGGCCTTAAGACGCGCTGTCACCTTCAGTGCCATTTTCGCCGTGCCCCTGCTCATTCTGGCCATGGTGCCGATGCTCTACATGCCCTTCCACATGTGGCTGACGAGCTATATCGACATGAAGACCCTGAACTGGATCATGCTGGCCCTCGCGGCGCCCGTGCAGTTTGGTCCTGGCCTGCGCTTCTACCGCCTGGGTTGGAAGAGCCTTGTGCACCGCTCGCCAGACATGAACAGTCTGGTCATGATCGGCACGTCGGCAGCTTTCCTCTACAGCCTGGTCGCCACCATGGCCCCGCAGCTCTTTCCTGAGGGCACTGCGCATGTGTATTACGAAGCGTCAGCCGTGGTCATCACCCTGATTCTGCTCGGCAAATACTTCGAAGCCATCGCCAAAGGCCGCTCCAGCGAAGCCATGAAGAAGCTCCTGGGCCTCCAGGCCAAGGTCGCCCGCGTCGTGCGGAACGGAGAGGAACTCGAAGTCCCCACTGACGAGGTCTTGATTGGTGACCTGATCAGCGTGCGTCCTGGCGAAAAGATTCCGGTCGACGGCCAGGTGGTGAGCGGCAATTCCTTCGTGGACGAGTCGATGATCACAGGTGAACCAGTCCCAGTGAGCAAGCAGGCCGGAGCGGGGGTCGTGGGCGGCACCATCAACCAGAACGGCGCCTTCGCTTTCCAGGCCACGAAAGTCGGTGCGGACACGGCCCTGGCGCAGATCATCAAACTGGTAGAAACTGCGCAGGGCAGCAAGCCACCTATTCAGGGCCTGGCCGATAAGGTGGTCAGCGTCTTTGTGCCTGTCGTATTAGGTATTGCGGCTTTGACCTTCGTCCTCTGGCTCCTCTTCGGAGGTCAGACGGCCCTGAGCTTCGCTCTCGTCAACATGGTCGCGGTGCTGATCATCGCCTGCCCCTGCGCCATGGGGCTGGCCACGCCCACCAGCATCATGGTGGGTACCGGAAAAGCGGCCGAACTCGGCGTGTTGTTCCGCAACGGTGCAGCACTCGAAGGCCTGCAAGGTGTGAAGGTCGTGGCGGTAGACAAGACTGGCACCCTGACCAAGGGCAAGCCTGAACTGACCGACCTCGTGACGACAGCTGGTATGGACCGTCAAACCGTCCTGCGTCTGGTTGCCGCTGCAGAAGGTCAGAGTGAGCATCCCATCGCGCAGGCCATCGTGGATGCCACCCGCCGTGAGGGAATGACTCTGCCTACTCCAGACCACTTCGAAGCGGTCCCTGGTTTCGGCCTGGAAGCGCGTGTGGACGGCCACCTCGTGCAGGTCGGGGCCGACCGCTACATGACCCGCCTGAATCTGGACACCAGCGCTTTCACTGCGCAGGCTCATCAGCTGGGAGACGAAGGCAAGTCGCCCCTGTACGCCGCCATTGACGGGCAGCTGGCCGCCATTATTGCCGTGGCCGACCCCATCAAAGAGGGCAGTCTGGAAGCCGTGCAGGCCCTGCATGCTCAGGGACTTCGCGTAGCGATGATTACCGGTGACAATGCCCGCACGGCGCAGGCGATTGCGCGGCAATTGGGCATTGATGAAGTGCTCGCCGAAGTCCTGCCCAGCGGCAAGAGCGACGCCGTGAAGGAACTCCAAGCCAAAGGGCAGAGCGTCGCCTTTGTGGGGGACGGCATCAATGACGCCCCAGCGCTGGCTCAGGCCGATGTGGGCCTGGCCATTGGCACTGGCACCGACGTGGCCGTCGAGACCGCCGACGTGATCTTGATGAGCGGCGATCTGCGCGGTGTGCCGAATGCCTACGCGTTAAGCCGCGCCACCCTGCGCAACATCCGCCTCAACCTGTTCTGGGCGTTCGCATACAACATCATCCTGATTCCAGTGGCCGCCGGTGCCCTGTACCCTGCCTTCGGTTGGCTCCTGAGCCCAGTCCTGGCCGCTGCAGCGATGGGCTTTTCCAGCGTGTTTGTCCTGACGAATGCCCTGCGCCTGCGTGGCTTCCGTCCGCCGGTGCGGCCAGGTCCTATCACTGTGGTTCCGCCAGTCAGCCAGCCTGCCCGAGCCTGA
- a CDS encoding metal-sensitive transcriptional regulator, with amino-acid sequence MPGDARKRAIRRLKIARGHLESIVTMLEKDDPYCMDVLRQLKAVQGAISGAGEVILRGHLESHIATASTRGDTDELVDELMEALKYT; translated from the coding sequence ATGCCCGGGGACGCCCGCAAGCGGGCAATCCGCCGGCTGAAGATCGCGCGCGGTCATCTGGAGAGCATCGTCACCATGCTGGAAAAGGACGACCCCTACTGCATGGACGTGTTGCGTCAGCTCAAGGCGGTGCAGGGGGCTATCAGTGGCGCCGGTGAAGTGATTCTGCGCGGGCACCTGGAATCCCATATCGCCACAGCGTCCACCCGTGGCGACACGGACGAACTGGTGGATGAGCTGATGGAAGCCCTGAAGTACACCTGA
- a CDS encoding CopZ family metallochaperone, which translates to MTTELTITGMTCGHCETAVRNALKAVPGVQDVKVDLKGGSAIVEGAADPQALVAAVTDEGYGAQPRA; encoded by the coding sequence ATGACCACAGAACTGACTATTACGGGAATGACATGCGGGCACTGCGAAACAGCGGTACGCAATGCATTGAAAGCTGTTCCAGGCGTGCAGGACGTCAAGGTGGACCTGAAAGGGGGCTCGGCTATTGTGGAAGGCGCAGCAGACCCCCAGGCCCTGGTCGCGGCGGTGACCGATGAGGGCTACGGTGCCCAGCCCCGCGCCTGA